A genomic window from Massilia sp. METH4 includes:
- a CDS encoding AMP-binding protein, giving the protein MSDSLALVAVRLAARASSIPVGVRAGAGVGTAAFLARLHAWRALLVSHPGTRFALYIEDSIEFAAALLGAWQAGKTVWLAADTLPATCANLRGHVHGFLGEFPAPHEPMNPFGEAAAAPLGELDPESDALVVFTSGSTGAAQAIPKKLRQLASEVATLEVLFGARTQGAEIIATVSHQHIYGLLFKVLWPLDTGRPIHAAGIAFPEALAPALAAQRSVLVASPAHLKRLPAHLDWQGARARLAAVFSSGGPLPADTAQACGSLLGSVPIEVFGSSETGGIAWRQRAALPAVDDDAWTPFPTVAWRLVDGFLEVRSPHLPDDEWLALADRARAWQGKRFQLLGRGDRIAKIEEKRISLDAMEGALLATGLALEARVVLCEPEGHQRQVLAAFVVPSAAGRALLDGDGKLALNGRLRAALAGVVDAVALPRRWRYLDAMPVNAQGKTTVAALLALLAPPPRLPRVRELERGNEGRRVLLEVVAPADLVYFDGHFTEAPILPGVAQVDWAMRYGRELFALPPVFRAMHALKFQHVIQPGLPVQLELLHDPAKGQLTFAYRSAAGQHASGRILFQAEAGDV; this is encoded by the coding sequence ATGTCTGATTCGTTGGCCCTCGTTGCCGTGCGCCTTGCCGCGCGGGCGTCCTCCATTCCCGTCGGCGTGCGCGCCGGCGCGGGCGTCGGCACGGCCGCCTTCCTGGCGCGCCTGCACGCATGGCGTGCGCTGCTGGTCAGCCACCCCGGCACCCGCTTCGCGCTCTACATCGAGGACAGCATCGAATTCGCCGCGGCCCTGCTGGGCGCCTGGCAGGCCGGCAAGACAGTCTGGCTGGCGGCCGATACGCTGCCGGCCACCTGTGCCAACCTGCGCGGGCACGTGCACGGCTTCCTCGGCGAATTTCCCGCCCCGCATGAGCCGATGAACCCCTTCGGCGAGGCCGCGGCCGCGCCGCTGGGCGAACTCGATCCCGAAAGCGACGCGCTGGTGGTGTTCACGTCCGGCAGTACCGGCGCGGCCCAGGCGATTCCGAAGAAGCTGCGCCAGCTGGCCAGCGAGGTGGCCACGCTCGAAGTGTTGTTCGGCGCGCGCACGCAAGGCGCCGAAATCATCGCCACCGTCTCCCACCAGCACATCTACGGCCTGCTGTTCAAAGTGCTGTGGCCGCTCGATACGGGACGGCCCATCCACGCGGCCGGCATTGCCTTCCCGGAAGCCCTGGCGCCGGCGCTGGCCGCGCAGCGCAGCGTGCTGGTCGCCAGCCCGGCGCACCTGAAGCGCCTGCCGGCGCACCTGGACTGGCAGGGCGCCCGCGCGCGGCTGGCCGCCGTGTTCTCGTCCGGCGGCCCGCTGCCGGCCGACACGGCGCAAGCCTGCGGCAGCCTGCTCGGCAGCGTGCCGATCGAAGTATTCGGCAGCTCGGAAACGGGCGGCATCGCCTGGCGCCAGCGCGCCGCCTTGCCGGCCGTGGACGATGACGCCTGGACGCCGTTCCCGACCGTGGCCTGGCGCCTGGTCGACGGTTTCCTCGAAGTGCGCTCGCCGCACCTGCCCGACGATGAATGGCTGGCGCTGGCCGACCGCGCCCGCGCGTGGCAGGGCAAGCGCTTCCAGCTGCTGGGCCGCGGCGACCGCATTGCCAAGATCGAGGAAAAGCGCATCTCGCTCGACGCCATGGAAGGGGCCTTGCTGGCCACCGGACTGGCGCTTGAGGCGCGCGTGGTGCTGTGCGAGCCGGAAGGCCACCAGCGCCAGGTGTTGGCCGCCTTCGTGGTGCCCAGCGCCGCCGGGCGTGCCTTGCTCGATGGCGACGGCAAGCTGGCGCTGAACGGCCGCCTGCGGGCCGCGCTGGCCGGCGTGGTCGATGCGGTGGCGCTGCCGCGCCGCTGGCGCTACCTCGACGCCATGCCCGTCAACGCGCAGGGCAAGACCACCGTGGCCGCATTGCTGGCGCTGCTGGCGCCGCCGCCGCGCCTGCCGCGCGTGCGCGAGCTGGAGCGCGGCAACGAGGGCCGCCGCGTGCTGCTGGAGGTCGTCGCTCCCGCCGATCTCGTCTACTTCGATGGCCATTTCACCGAGGCGCCGATCCTGCCCGGCGTGGCGCAGGTGGACTGGGCGATGCGTTACGGCCGCGAGCTGTTCGCGCTGCCGCCCGTGTTCCGTGCCATGCACGCACTGAAGTTCCAGCATGTGATCCAGCCCGGCCTGCCGGTGCAGCTGGAATTGCTGCACGACCCCGCGAAAGGGCAGCTGACGTTCGCCTACCGTTCCGCGGCCGGCCAGCATGCCAGCGGCCGGATCCTGTTCCAGGCGGAGGCCGGCGATGTTTAA
- a CDS encoding acyl carrier protein, translating into MSSDELQAWVIDLLAEMFELDKADLSAESNLYEDLDIDSIDAVDLAVKLKQLTGKRLQPEVFKTIRTIGDVVDALAGMTEPVA; encoded by the coding sequence ATGAGCAGCGACGAACTGCAGGCCTGGGTGATCGACCTGCTGGCCGAGATGTTCGAACTGGACAAGGCCGACCTGTCCGCCGAGTCGAACCTGTACGAAGACCTGGACATCGACAGCATCGACGCCGTCGACCTGGCCGTGAAGCTGAAACAGCTGACGGGCAAGCGCCTGCAGCCCGAAGTGTTCAAGACGATCCGCACGATCGGCGACGTGGTCGACGCGCTGGCCGGCATGACGGAGCCGGTGGCCTGA
- a CDS encoding phosphopantetheine-binding protein gives MLEQEVKELIIDVLQLEDISPKEIDTDAPLFVDGLGLDSIDALELGVALQKKYGISLSADSEETRRHFASVRALAAMIEAHRKA, from the coding sequence ATGCTTGAACAGGAAGTGAAGGAACTGATCATCGACGTGCTCCAGCTGGAGGACATCAGCCCGAAGGAGATCGACACGGACGCGCCGCTGTTCGTGGACGGGCTGGGGCTCGATTCGATCGACGCGCTGGAACTGGGCGTGGCCCTGCAGAAGAAGTACGGCATCTCGCTGTCGGCCGACTCGGAAGAAACGCGCCGCCATTTCGCCTCGGTGCGTGCATTGGCGGCCATGATCGAAGCCCATCGCAAGGCGTGA
- a CDS encoding lysophospholipid acyltransferase family protein — translation MVERLGRYWRVGATGLSFALFGVGGLVLRLVVFPLLHVMVWRRERRVAAARSIIRLAFRAYVDVMRALGVLRYEVRGLEKLDRQGLLILANHPTLIDTVFLMAFVRNADCIVKGALWNNPFTRGPVRAAGYISNEGGKNGSDADALVKDCIASLEGGNNLIVFPEGTRTPASGVISLKRGAANVAVRGARPITPVVIRCDPPTLGKGEKWWRVPPRRVRFSLHVQDDVAVEPFLQDTSDVLAARRLTEFLQDYFTGKYQGHA, via the coding sequence ATGGTTGAAAGGCTGGGGCGGTACTGGCGCGTTGGCGCCACCGGCCTGTCTTTCGCGTTGTTCGGTGTCGGCGGCCTGGTGCTGCGGCTGGTGGTGTTCCCGCTGCTGCACGTGATGGTGTGGCGGCGCGAGCGGCGCGTGGCGGCGGCGCGCTCGATCATCCGCCTGGCGTTTCGCGCCTATGTGGACGTGATGCGCGCCCTGGGCGTGCTGCGCTACGAAGTGCGGGGGCTGGAAAAGCTGGACCGTCAGGGGCTCTTGATCCTGGCGAACCATCCGACCCTGATCGACACGGTGTTCCTGATGGCCTTCGTGCGCAATGCCGATTGCATCGTCAAGGGCGCGCTGTGGAACAACCCGTTTACGCGGGGGCCCGTGCGGGCGGCAGGTTACATCAGCAATGAAGGTGGAAAAAACGGCAGCGATGCCGACGCCCTGGTGAAGGATTGCATCGCCTCACTGGAGGGCGGCAACAACCTGATCGTGTTCCCGGAAGGGACGCGTACCCCGGCCAGCGGCGTGATCAGCCTGAAGCGGGGTGCCGCTAATGTCGCGGTGCGCGGCGCGCGCCCGATCACGCCGGTGGTGATCCGCTGCGATCCGCCCACGCTCGGCAAGGGTGAAAAGTGGTGGCGGGTACCGCCGCGCCGCGTGCGCTTCTCGCTCCACGTGCAGGACGACGTGGCCGTGGAGCCGTTTTTGCAGGACACGAGCGACGTGCTGGCAGCGCGCCGCTTGACGGAGTTTTTACAAGATTATTTTACGGGGAAGTACCAAGGCCATGCTTGA
- a CDS encoding beta-ketoacyl synthase chain length factor, with protein sequence MHRRVSFSILGHAAWAPGLASTDDWAAWAAAPRTIPAEGEPGVRAMPPMLRRRLGQLGKMALEVAYGALDGRTGVPTVFCSRHGETPRAIALLEDMATGTPLSPTAFGMSVHNANAGLFSIARGDRANHIALAAGTATLEHAVIEACGLLADGEPAVLLVAADCPLPPTFAPFADRAEQPHAFAWLMAADGGTERLSLGWQAADEGEDHGGLPGTLDVLRFYAAGAAQLERVAGRQRWRWSRDG encoded by the coding sequence ATGCACAGGCGTGTCAGTTTTTCCATTCTCGGGCATGCGGCCTGGGCACCCGGCCTGGCATCGACCGACGATTGGGCCGCCTGGGCGGCCGCACCCCGGACCATCCCCGCAGAAGGCGAACCGGGTGTCCGCGCCATGCCGCCGATGTTGCGGCGGCGCCTCGGCCAGCTCGGCAAGATGGCGCTCGAGGTCGCCTATGGCGCGCTCGACGGCCGTACCGGCGTTCCCACCGTGTTCTGTTCGCGCCATGGCGAAACGCCGCGCGCGATCGCGCTGCTGGAAGACATGGCGACCGGCACGCCGCTGTCGCCGACCGCGTTCGGCATGTCGGTGCATAACGCGAACGCCGGCCTGTTTTCCATCGCGCGCGGCGACCGGGCCAACCACATCGCGCTGGCGGCCGGCACCGCCACGCTGGAGCATGCGGTGATCGAGGCTTGCGGCTTGCTGGCGGACGGCGAACCGGCGGTGCTGCTGGTGGCGGCGGACTGCCCGTTGCCGCCGACTTTCGCCCCGTTCGCCGACCGCGCGGAACAGCCGCACGCGTTTGCCTGGCTGATGGCCGCCGATGGCGGAACGGAGCGCCTGTCGCTGGGCTGGCAGGCCGCGGACGAAGGCGAGGACCACGGCGGCCTGCCCGGCACGCTGGACGTGCTGCGGTTTTACGCCGCCGGCGCCGCGCAGCTGGAACGCGTGGCGGGCCGCCAGCGCTGGCGCTGGAGCCGCGATGGTTGA
- a CDS encoding HAMP domain-containing sensor histidine kinase — protein sequence MPIKLSFRVLSLLAFLLIAALLSAASVLALLTLNRLAEHSRETGNDAIALTANAQRVAERSVAMERSARQFLVLDDPAFLERFGEAWRDALAALDAIAAQLPGEAPPAFADWRRNGEAARAALDMPASHHGAAQLRLDAALAQLPAINSELAHHVQAEVDRRNAAITEELETRRNVLRGQLALAIALAALLSIAFGVWLARPLRQIESAIGQLGGNRYDVPIEVTGPADLRRLGRHLDWLRQRLADLEADKARFLRHISHELKTPLAALVEGVALLEDEVAGPLGPKQHEITTILRQNTASLQNQIEDLLRYNAASFDAQHLLREPVDMAALVRRVVDSQRLQYQARSLIVMVEGGAPEIAVDAAKLSIVASNLLSNAVRFSPEGGTVRFIIARENGMLRLDCIDQGPGVAPADAQRVFEPFYQGERQPPGARRGNGIGLSIVREYVIAHGGTLQLLPSSPGAHFRLELPYEK from the coding sequence ATGCCCATCAAGCTTTCCTTCCGCGTGCTGTCGTTACTGGCCTTCCTGTTGATTGCCGCCCTGCTGAGCGCCGCTTCGGTGCTCGCGCTCCTGACGCTGAACCGGCTTGCCGAGCACAGCCGTGAAACGGGCAACGATGCGATCGCGTTGACAGCAAATGCGCAGCGGGTCGCCGAGCGCAGCGTGGCGATGGAGCGCAGCGCCCGCCAGTTCCTCGTGCTGGACGATCCGGCCTTCCTGGAGCGCTTCGGCGAAGCATGGCGCGATGCGCTGGCGGCGCTGGACGCGATCGCCGCCCAACTGCCGGGGGAGGCGCCGCCGGCCTTCGCGGACTGGCGCCGCAACGGCGAGGCGGCGCGCGCGGCACTGGACATGCCTGCCAGCCACCACGGCGCCGCGCAACTGCGGCTTGACGCCGCGCTGGCGCAGCTGCCCGCCATCAACAGCGAGCTCGCCCACCATGTGCAGGCCGAGGTGGATCGCCGCAATGCCGCGATCACCGAGGAGCTCGAAACGCGCCGCAACGTGCTGCGCGGCCAGCTGGCGCTGGCGATCGCGCTGGCTGCCCTGCTGTCCATCGCGTTCGGTGTCTGGCTGGCGCGGCCCTTGCGCCAGATCGAGAGCGCGATCGGCCAGCTGGGCGGCAACCGCTACGACGTACCGATCGAGGTGACGGGGCCGGCCGACCTGCGGCGGCTGGGCCGCCACCTGGACTGGCTGCGCCAGCGGCTGGCCGACCTGGAAGCGGACAAGGCGCGTTTCCTGCGCCATATCTCGCACGAGCTGAAAACGCCGCTGGCCGCGCTGGTCGAGGGCGTGGCCCTGCTGGAAGACGAAGTGGCCGGCCCGCTCGGCCCGAAGCAGCACGAAATCACCACGATCCTGCGGCAGAATACGGCGTCGTTGCAAAACCAGATCGAGGATCTGCTGCGTTACAATGCCGCCAGTTTCGATGCGCAGCACCTGCTGCGCGAGCCAGTCGACATGGCCGCCCTCGTGCGCCGGGTCGTCGACAGCCAGCGCCTGCAGTACCAGGCACGCAGCCTGATCGTGATGGTCGAAGGCGGCGCGCCCGAGATCGCGGTGGATGCCGCCAAGCTTTCCATCGTCGCCAGCAATCTGCTGTCGAACGCCGTGCGCTTCTCGCCCGAGGGTGGCACGGTGCGGTTCATCATCGCCCGCGAGAATGGCATGCTGCGCCTCGATTGCATCGACCAGGGTCCCGGCGTGGCCCCGGCCGATGCCCAGCGGGTCTTCGAACCGTTTTACCAGGGTGAACGCCAGCCGCCCGGCGCACGGCGCGGCAACGGCATCGGCCTCTCGATCGTGCGCGAATACGTGATTGCCCATGGCGGCACGCTGCAACTCCTGCCCTCCTCGCCGGGGGCCCATTTCCGTCTCGAACTGCCTTATGAAAAATGA
- a CDS encoding sigma 54-interacting transcriptional regulator, which produces MTTTMARSAHLLLVDDDDDLLRLLSMRLTANGYRVTAVGSAEAALARLSIELPSLVISDIRLPDRDGMALFQEIRSQYPALPVILLTAHGTIPDAVEATTLGAYAYLTKPFDAKVLLDRISQALALTAPATAGAEGDDAWRAEIISRSHAMAELLAEARLVAASDASVLIRGESGTGKELLARAIHRASRRASAPFIAVNCGAIPEQLLESELFGHVKGAYTGAVSSREGLVQAADGGTLFLDEIGDMPLLLQVKLLRVLQERVVRQLGSDVGRPVDVRVLSATHRDLDAAMLEGQFREDLYYRLNVITLTLPPLAQRREDIGLLATRFLQMLASKYGKTVNGFAPDALEALTRAAWPGNVRQLYNVVEHVCALATAPLVPLTLVQRALRVPTLEVLSYTEAKQRFERNYLVQLLKLTDGNVSDAARLAERNRTEFYRLLSKYDLNAAQFREGGTVAEERQE; this is translated from the coding sequence ATGACGACTACCATGGCGCGCTCCGCGCACCTGCTGCTGGTCGACGACGACGATGACCTGCTGCGCCTGCTGTCGATGCGGCTGACGGCCAACGGCTACCGCGTGACGGCCGTGGGGAGCGCCGAAGCCGCGCTGGCCCGCCTCTCCATCGAACTGCCCTCGCTCGTCATCAGCGACATCCGGCTGCCGGACCGCGACGGCATGGCGCTGTTCCAGGAAATCCGCAGCCAATATCCGGCGCTGCCCGTGATCCTGCTGACCGCGCACGGCACGATTCCCGACGCGGTCGAGGCCACCACGCTGGGGGCCTACGCCTACCTGACGAAACCCTTCGACGCGAAGGTGCTGCTGGACCGGATCAGCCAGGCCCTGGCGCTGACGGCCCCCGCCACGGCCGGCGCCGAGGGCGACGACGCCTGGCGCGCCGAGATCATCAGCCGCAGCCATGCGATGGCCGAACTGCTGGCGGAGGCGCGGCTGGTGGCCGCTTCCGATGCCAGCGTGTTGATCCGCGGCGAGAGCGGTACCGGCAAGGAATTGCTGGCGCGCGCGATCCACCGCGCCAGCCGCCGCGCCAGCGCGCCGTTCATCGCGGTCAATTGCGGCGCGATTCCCGAGCAGTTGCTGGAATCGGAGCTGTTCGGCCACGTCAAGGGTGCCTACACGGGCGCCGTGAGCAGCCGCGAGGGCCTGGTGCAGGCGGCCGACGGCGGCACCCTGTTCCTCGACGAGATCGGCGACATGCCGCTGCTCCTGCAGGTGAAGCTGCTGCGCGTGCTGCAGGAACGCGTGGTACGCCAGCTCGGTTCCGACGTGGGCCGGCCGGTCGACGTGCGCGTGCTCTCCGCCACGCACCGCGACCTGGACGCGGCGATGCTCGAGGGGCAGTTCCGCGAAGACCTGTATTACCGGCTGAACGTGATCACGCTGACGCTGCCGCCGCTGGCGCAGCGCCGCGAGGATATCGGCCTGCTCGCCACGCGCTTCCTGCAGATGCTTGCCTCGAAATACGGCAAGACCGTCAACGGCTTCGCGCCGGACGCGCTGGAGGCGCTTACGCGCGCCGCCTGGCCAGGCAATGTGCGGCAGCTGTACAACGTGGTCGAACACGTGTGCGCCCTCGCTACCGCGCCGCTGGTACCGTTGACGCTGGTGCAGCGGGCACTGCGCGTGCCGACGCTGGAGGTGCTCAGCTACACGGAAGCGAAGCAGCGCTTCGAGCGCAACTATCTCGTGCAACTGCTCAAGCTCACCGACGGCAACGTCTCGGATGCCGCGCGGCTGGCCGAGCGCAACCGCACCGAGTTCTACCGCTTGCTATCGAAGTATGACCTGAACGCCGCGCAATTCCGCGAAGGGGGCACTGTCGCCGAGGAGCGACAAGAATAA
- a CDS encoding BON domain-containing protein gives MTNTKLIASVLAAASLSFGSAAFAAEPQQDAAMAGAAAAAGDSALTAKVKAALADQKQIGVSANQGIVTLTGSVPTTDEGTKAIQAASAVEGVKEVKSELTVASK, from the coding sequence ATGACGAACACCAAACTGATCGCATCCGTGCTGGCAGCAGCTTCCCTGTCCTTCGGTTCCGCCGCTTTCGCCGCCGAACCGCAACAGGATGCCGCCATGGCAGGCGCAGCTGCCGCCGCCGGCGACAGCGCGCTGACCGCGAAGGTCAAGGCCGCCCTGGCCGACCAGAAACAGATCGGTGTTTCCGCTAATCAAGGCATCGTTACGCTGACCGGCTCCGTGCCGACCACCGACGAGGGCACCAAGGCTATCCAGGCTGCCTCCGCCGTGGAAGGCGTGAAGGAAGTGAAGAGCGAACTGACCGTCGCGTCCAAGTAA